TCTTCCTTTTAATCCAAGGGATTGGAGCTAATAGATCAAACGATATGCCCAACAATGTGCTCGTGATCAAAAACGCAAGAGAGGAAAGGCATGATCTCGTCAAGAATGATGCACTCATGTATTGCTCAATCCTCTTACAATCCTCACCATCCAAATAGCACCGTCCCATCCCCAGGATTGCACTCTCTAAGGATGATTCAACTAGGCCCCTCAGGAGAATGAGATTGACCAGGAAGAAGCAAACCATCTTCAGAAGTGCAGCTCTTTGCTCCCCTGACACAGTGAGATGCCGTTCAAACTTGGAGAGATATGAAAGAGCTGATGGGATTACTATATACATACTCACAAATATAATAACATTTGGCAGGAACTGAAAGATAAGGCTAGCAAGCCAGCTTGAGCTTTGCACCCAAGCCAACCACACTTGGGCATTATCCATAGCTTCCGCATTAATTATTCGTCCAGCACTCTTCACAGCACTAATCACAGCCAGAGGagaactgaagaacaaaagcaTCAACAACAAGCACGTGTTTACAAACCCTCTCCGCAAATTCAACTGGAGCTTTGTCGATCCCAAATGATTCCAGTAAATATCAGTAGCCAAGGGAGCCCGCTCAACCTTCCAATGGTTCCTCTGCAGACGCAATTCCATAATGGAAAAGAACTTCCCAAAACGCCTCTTCTTCTCGTTCTGAAAATCCTGAACAGCTTTATTCGCTGTGTACACGTCCTTAAACATCACGAATGCAACGCCCGCACCCAGGGCTCGGCCTTCTTTGTAAGCTGCCAGTTCAGTCTCCAAATCAGCCCTCAACTCTTGCAACTTTCTCAGCCACTCTTCATCGGTGAAACCCAACATTTCCCTTACCCGACTCCACAAGACCTTCCCTTTTCTCACCACCGAACCCCATCCATTTTCGACATCATCGGTCTCACCAAGGAAAACCTGAGAGTCAATTCGAGCAACCAGACGAGAAATCTGATCCCTAACACGAACTAATTCCGTGGCTAAATCATCCAGTGCACATAAATCCATCGGCAAGATAACCCTATATACCTTCCCGGGATACCTATACTGAAAATACTCTTGCAACACGGTCCTATCGTCCCCTAAAGTTTTCGGTAATCCCTGCACCATTATAGTGAAAATCGCTGTCGAATTCGCACTGGGATCACTCAAATTCCCATTCCCGTCCCTAAACCTAGTGAACTTTAACCGTTCTTCGATTGCAGACATACCGAAATGGACCAAAACGACAACAACGAGGACAAAAAGAAAGTGCACCCACAGTAAAACCGAACCTTTCTCGATGTTATTAATCGTCGTTTTGGAGAACTGGTCGTGGAGCTGAGCCGTTCCTGTGAAGAGGTTGAGGGGGAGCATGACGAAAACCGAGAGCGCGGCGATAGGCAAGAGCAGCGCGAAGCTGCCGCCTTCGATTAGAAGGAACTGCGCGGCGTCGGCGCCACAGTGGTGGGCGATCTCACGGCGCGTGGCGTGCCAGACGGCGAGAAGCTTTGCGGCGAGTGCGGTGGGGCCCGGGATCCGATGGTGGTCGCTGCGGAGCTTCAcgaagaggaagatgaaaacGCAGCAGGAGGCGCCGATGGCTGAGATGTTGATCAGGTACTGGATGTTTCCGTACCATGCGGCGTCGTCTTCAGCGCCGCCTCCGCCGTCGAAGGAGTCGGGGGAATGTGGAGGAGAGAGGGAGTGGTTCATTGTCAATCGGGAGAAATTCTACGGCCAAATTTTGGGGTTCATTCGGTGAAAATCTAGGGATATGGATTCCGATTGTATGGGATTGCCCTCAATGCGGAAGTAATTCAGGGTTAGGGATTACGCGGGGGAGGAGATTGATAAGGTGACAAAGGAGATGACTTCCGCAGGAGTACGAAGAAAACAGAATAATCAAAGAATACGAAATTAGGAAtataaaagtatttattaatagaaaatatttatatcccAAAAATATGGAAagtaattttatgtattttttttatttttttaaatgtttattaAGGAGTCTTTGTggttttttaacattttaaaaaatcgaGTTATATGTTACGAGGTCATCAGACGTTAGTTTGAAAGATTTTAGGGGTTGAGTAGCagcatttatatttttatattttgttcattttaCAGAAATTATATTACGAAACCCCGTTTGAAGTTTGAACACAACAGTCCCActtgtttataaataatttaaatttttaattttaaaataataatattaaaaaattaatattttaacaatatgtTAAACATATTATTCTTATTCATATACTTTTATTAAATTACCAGCTAAGAAATGGAAGATTATTGTTTGGTAAGATGAGAAATATATCACATGAACATGAAAAGTGTTAAAGACTCCAAGAACTAGAACTAGAACGTAGAACTAGTATTGATGTTGTTCCTTGTTAACATGCTTGTTATTGGAGAAGTATCATCCATATTGACCATTTAACCACAAATGAATGGCCTTGTTACCGGTAGTGCAGTAAGGGCTCATTTGGGAATGTAACTATTC
This genomic window from Carya illinoinensis cultivar Pawnee chromosome 7, C.illinoinensisPawnee_v1, whole genome shotgun sequence contains:
- the LOC122316469 gene encoding CSC1-like protein At4g35870; this encodes MNHSLSPPHSPDSFDGGGGAEDDAAWYGNIQYLINISAIGASCCVFIFLFVKLRSDHHRIPGPTALAAKLLAVWHATRREIAHHCGADAAQFLLIEGGSFALLLPIAALSVFVMLPLNLFTGTAQLHDQFSKTTINNIEKGSVLLWVHFLFVLVVVVLVHFGMSAIEERLKFTRFRDGNGNLSDPSANSTAIFTIMVQGLPKTLGDDRTVLQEYFQYRYPGKVYRVILPMDLCALDDLATELVRVRDQISRLVARIDSQVFLGETDDVENGWGSVVRKGKVLWSRVREMLGFTDEEWLRKLQELRADLETELAAYKEGRALGAGVAFVMFKDVYTANKAVQDFQNEKKRRFGKFFSIMELRLQRNHWKVERAPLATDIYWNHLGSTKLQLNLRRGFVNTCLLLMLLFFSSPLAVISAVKSAGRIINAEAMDNAQVWLAWVQSSSWLASLIFQFLPNVIIFVSMYIVIPSALSYLSKFERHLTVSGEQRAALLKMVCFFLVNLILLRGLVESSLESAILGMGRCYLDGEDCKRIEQYMSASFLTRSCLSSLAFLITSTLLGISFDLLAPIPWIKRKIQKFRKNDMLQLVPEQSEEYPLEHQEIDGLRRPLMPESMYDSPRFNGDDLPGQDLYVYPINRTSAAPKQSFDFAQYYAFNLTIFALTMIYSSFAPLVVPVGAVYFGYRYVVDKYNFLFVYRVSGFPAGNDGRLMDTVLSIMRFCVDLFLLSMLLFFSVQGDSTKLQAIFTLGLLVMYKLLPSGNDGFHPALLEGIQTVDNVVDGAIDYEVFSQPKFDWDTYHT